A window of Gasterosteus aculeatus chromosome 9, fGasAcu3.hap1.1, whole genome shotgun sequence contains these coding sequences:
- the brat1 gene encoding integrator complex assembly factor BRAT1 isoform X4 encodes MDADCASLLPGVCAVLAASGRSLPDDTSLEKLLDWFTGLTEAGGSLLEACPCLLEFISTVVLNTAVDPGVLSFALRLTGLMAATEDGYEKLQERSVLDQVFQLQRWREAGLWEDPCLRIGWILGLRSMLQHPKALCFFVQSDFIDPLLQLQTDASLFVASAANQMLAHILLFFQPVPSLGCNGVDKKEEDDDDGTKRASAAYAAALAAISAYLKESLVPKKYTALRQSLQILKLLALLLAAAGPPLCDGLLQTAGDPLEDLVAAGCSQLTLPLMDVLLAACSSGFNQRVPDQRVGRLLSSMLDVNEPADLLHAAAAFLRRGHHSDVVNTTRAVRILLLPLHIVTGQTLLGTNATDGRRSSAVEQLKCKTSCISMTCVTLTNAPRIALLPPGVLPCAPDLIVTAVLSLLRICSGVSSSSPPGCGEVCRNVIGSGKVQKCALEALTALDGSPGATEKTSEVFTVLMQYLENPDSDPTVLHKSYQAFVKWTGVCTDLSFVTDQLRLDLVELVRRRACDMRWEVRDSTVEFLGQLAGLHASAATTEGTASDALLGARCTTPLLKEALQDAESYVRASAVSALAKSLTHGWQQGAAPDEDEKEIVSRLLEILSQDTEGFPRRAVVQYFASWFSSSPSPSSAPLLMRCARSVLSQGSADLDWEVKVHTLELAQLLLDEAFSGHRGYRKVSDAPHPRAAVSEQTRAPRASPEGAESDLAAAVELGVVAALLSGLVDCDRPVGLRACRLLMALRDAVCPPGPPDATAAVATVSCELPGGGGWGEEIRKTLGVESGEGGARVSVCEALRLLGLDERLDVLTRSSDHVHNSPLSLLQDILTASAAHTRADTQPGEEVIVDCY; translated from the exons ATGGACGCGGACTGTGCGTCGCTGCTGCCCGGCGTGTGCGCGGTGCTGGCGGCCTCGGGGAGGTCTCTGCCCGACGACACCAGCCTGGAGAAGCTGTTGGACTGGTTCACGGGGCTCACCGAGGCCG GGGGATCCCTGCTGGAGGCCTGCCCGTGTCTGCTTGAGTTCATCTCCACCGTGGTTCTGAACACGGCTGTGGACCCCGGTGTCCTCTCCTTCGCCCTCAGACTCACCGGCCTGATGGCTGCAACGGAGGACGGCTACGAAAAGCTCCAG GAACGCTCGGTTCTGGACCAGGTCTTCCAGCTTCAGCGCTGGCGAGAAGCCGGTCTGTGGGAGGATCCCTGTTTACGGATCGGCTGGATCCTGGGCTTACGGAGCATGCTGCAGCACCCGAAGGCGCTCTGTTTCTTTGTGCAATCAG ATTTTATCGACCCGCTCCTTCAGCTCCAGACAGACGCCAGTCTGTTCGTCGCCTCGGCGGCCAATCAAATGCTCGCCCACATCCTGCTCTTCTTTCAGCCGGTCCCGTCTCTGGGATGTAACGGCGTAGATAAGAAGGAAGAAGATGACGACGACGGGACGAAGCGCGCCAGCGCGGCGTACGCCGCCGCTCTCGCGGCGATCTCGGCGTACCTCAAGGAGTCACTGGTTCCCAAAAAATACACAGCGCTCCGTCAGAGTCTGCAGATCCTCAAGCTGCTGGCCCTGCTGCTGGCCGCGGCCGGGCCTCCCCTCTGCGACGGGCTGCTCCAGACAGCCGGGGACCCTCTGGAGGACCTGGTGGCGGCAGGCTGCAGTCAGCTCACGCTGCCTCTGATGGACGTCCTCCTGGCTGCGTGCAG CTCCGGCTTTAACCAACGCGTCCCGGACCAACGCGTCGGCCGCCTTCTGTCGTCCATGTTGGACGTCAACGAACCCGCCGACCTCCTTCACGCTGCAGCCGCTTTTCTCCGCCGAGGTCACCA CAGTGACGTCGTGAACACAACCCGGGCCGTGAGAATCCTGCTGCTGCCCCTCCACATCGTAACGGGTCAAACTCTACTGGGCACAAACGCCACCg ACGGGCGTCGGTCTTCAGCGGTAGAGCAGCTGAAGTGTAAAACCTCCTGCATCTCGATGACGTGCGTCACTCTGACCAACGCGCCCCGGATCGCCCTCTTG CCCCCCGGCGTCCTGCCCTGTGCGCCGGATTTAATCGTCACTGCAGTCCTGTCGCTGTTGAGGATCTGCAGCGgcgtctcttcctcctcgcccCCCGGGTGCGGCGAGGTTTGCAGGAACGTCATCGGCAGTGGCAAAGTTCAGAAATGTGCCCTTGAGGCGCTGACGGCTCTGGACGGCAGCCCAG gagcGACAGAGAAGACCAGTGAAGTGTTCACAGTTCTGATGCAATATCTGGAAAACCCTGATTCTGATCCCACT GTGCTCCACAAGTCCTACCAGGCCTTCGTGAAGTGGACGGGCGTGTGCACGGACCTGTCCTTTGTCACAGACCAGCTCAGACTGG atcTCGTGGAGCTGGTGAGGAGGCGCGCGTGCGACATGCGCTGGGAGGTGAGGGACTCCACGGTGGAGTTCCTGGGACAACTGGCGGGTTTGCACGCCTCCGCGGCGACAACCGAGGGTACGGCGTCCGACGCGCTGCTGGGCGCCCGCTGCACTACGCCCCTCCTGAAGGAGGCCCTGCAGGACGCGGAGAGCTACGTGAGAGCCAGCGCCGTCTCCGCGCTGGCAAAGAGTCTGACACACGGCTGGCAGCAGGGGGCGGCGCCCGACGAGGACGAG AAGGAAATAGTGAGCCGGCTGCTTGAGATCCTCTCCCAGGACACGGAGGGATTCCCCAGGAGGGCCGTCGTGCAGTACTTCGCCTCCTGGTTCTCCTCGTCGCCGTCGCCCTCCTCCGCCCCGCTCCTGATGCGCTGCGCGCGCTCCGTCCTCTCGCAAGGCAGCGCCGATCTGGACtgggaggtcaaagttcacacgCTGGAGCTGGCCCAGCTGCTGCTCGACGAGGCCTTTTCGGGTCACCGGGGTTACCGGAAGGTTTCGGACGCGCCGCACCCTCGCGCCGCGGTCTCCGAGCAGACCCGCGCTCCTCGCGCGTCCCCCGAGGGCGCCGAGTCGGACCTGGCCGCCGCGGTGGAGCTGGGGGTCGTGGCGGCGCTGCTGAGCGGGCTGGTCGACTGCGACAGACCCGTGGGCCTGAGGGCCTGTCGGCTGCTGATGGCGCTCCGAGACGCGGTCTGCCCTCCGGGGCCGCCGGACGCCACTGCTGCCGTGGCGACGGTGTCCTGCGAActgcccggcggcggcggctggggGGAGGAGATCAGAAAGACACTGGGCGTGGAGAGCGGCGAGGGAGGGGCCCGCGTGAGCGTGTGCGAGGCGCTGCGGTTGCTGGGTTTGGACGAGAGGCTGGACGTCCTCACTCGAAGCAGCGACCACGTCCACAACTCGCCgctctctctgctgc
- the brat1 gene encoding integrator complex assembly factor BRAT1 isoform X2 — translation MDADCASLLPGVCAVLAASGRSLPDDTSLEKLLDWFTGLTEAGGSLLEACPCLLEFISTVVLNTAVDPGVLSFALRLTGLMAATEDGYEKLQERSVLDQVFQLQRWREAGLWEDPCLRIGWILGLRSMLQHPKALCFFVQSDFIDPLLQLQTDASLFVASAANQMLAHILLFFQPVPSLGCNGVDKKEEDDDDGTKRASAAYAAALAAISAYLKESLVPKKYTALRQSLQILKLLALLLAAAGPPLCDGLLQTAGDPLEDLVAAGCSQLTLPLMDVLLAACSSGFNQRVPDQRVGRLLSSMLDVNEPADLLHAAAAFLRRGHHSDVVNTTRAVRILLLPLHIVTGQTLLGTNATADGRRSSAVEQLKCKTSCISMTCVTLTNAPRIALLPPGVLPCAPDLIVTAVLSLLRICSGVSSSSPPGCGEVCRNVIGSGKVQKCALEALTALDGSPGATEKTSEVFTVLMQYLENPDSDPTVLHKSYQAFVKWTGVCTDLSFVTDQLRLDLVELVRRRACDMRWEVRDSTVEFLGQLAGLHASAATTEGTASDALLGARCTTPLLKEALQDAESYVRASAVSALAKSLTHGWQQGAAPDEDEKEIVSRLLEILSQDTEGFPRRAVVQYFASWFSSSPSPSSAPLLMRCARSVLSQGSADLDWEVKVHTLELAQLLLDEAFSGHRGYRKVSDAPHPRAAVSEQTRAPRASPEGAESDLAAAVELGVVAALLSGLVDCDRPVGLRACRLLMALRDAVCPPGPPDATAAVATVSCELPGGGGWGEEIRKTLGVESGEGGARVSVCEALRLLGLDERLDVLTRSSDHVHNSPLSLLQDILTASAAHTRADTQPGEEVIVDCY, via the exons ATGGACGCGGACTGTGCGTCGCTGCTGCCCGGCGTGTGCGCGGTGCTGGCGGCCTCGGGGAGGTCTCTGCCCGACGACACCAGCCTGGAGAAGCTGTTGGACTGGTTCACGGGGCTCACCGAGGCCG GGGGATCCCTGCTGGAGGCCTGCCCGTGTCTGCTTGAGTTCATCTCCACCGTGGTTCTGAACACGGCTGTGGACCCCGGTGTCCTCTCCTTCGCCCTCAGACTCACCGGCCTGATGGCTGCAACGGAGGACGGCTACGAAAAGCTCCAG GAACGCTCGGTTCTGGACCAGGTCTTCCAGCTTCAGCGCTGGCGAGAAGCCGGTCTGTGGGAGGATCCCTGTTTACGGATCGGCTGGATCCTGGGCTTACGGAGCATGCTGCAGCACCCGAAGGCGCTCTGTTTCTTTGTGCAATCAG ATTTTATCGACCCGCTCCTTCAGCTCCAGACAGACGCCAGTCTGTTCGTCGCCTCGGCGGCCAATCAAATGCTCGCCCACATCCTGCTCTTCTTTCAGCCGGTCCCGTCTCTGGGATGTAACGGCGTAGATAAGAAGGAAGAAGATGACGACGACGGGACGAAGCGCGCCAGCGCGGCGTACGCCGCCGCTCTCGCGGCGATCTCGGCGTACCTCAAGGAGTCACTGGTTCCCAAAAAATACACAGCGCTCCGTCAGAGTCTGCAGATCCTCAAGCTGCTGGCCCTGCTGCTGGCCGCGGCCGGGCCTCCCCTCTGCGACGGGCTGCTCCAGACAGCCGGGGACCCTCTGGAGGACCTGGTGGCGGCAGGCTGCAGTCAGCTCACGCTGCCTCTGATGGACGTCCTCCTGGCTGCGTGCAG CTCCGGCTTTAACCAACGCGTCCCGGACCAACGCGTCGGCCGCCTTCTGTCGTCCATGTTGGACGTCAACGAACCCGCCGACCTCCTTCACGCTGCAGCCGCTTTTCTCCGCCGAGGTCACCA CAGTGACGTCGTGAACACAACCCGGGCCGTGAGAATCCTGCTGCTGCCCCTCCACATCGTAACGGGTCAAACTCTACTGGGCACAAACGCCACCg CAGACGGGCGTCGGTCTTCAGCGGTAGAGCAGCTGAAGTGTAAAACCTCCTGCATCTCGATGACGTGCGTCACTCTGACCAACGCGCCCCGGATCGCCCTCTTG CCCCCCGGCGTCCTGCCCTGTGCGCCGGATTTAATCGTCACTGCAGTCCTGTCGCTGTTGAGGATCTGCAGCGgcgtctcttcctcctcgcccCCCGGGTGCGGCGAGGTTTGCAGGAACGTCATCGGCAGTGGCAAAGTTCAGAAATGTGCCCTTGAGGCGCTGACGGCTCTGGACGGCAGCCCAG gagcGACAGAGAAGACCAGTGAAGTGTTCACAGTTCTGATGCAATATCTGGAAAACCCTGATTCTGATCCCACT GTGCTCCACAAGTCCTACCAGGCCTTCGTGAAGTGGACGGGCGTGTGCACGGACCTGTCCTTTGTCACAGACCAGCTCAGACTGG atcTCGTGGAGCTGGTGAGGAGGCGCGCGTGCGACATGCGCTGGGAGGTGAGGGACTCCACGGTGGAGTTCCTGGGACAACTGGCGGGTTTGCACGCCTCCGCGGCGACAACCGAGGGTACGGCGTCCGACGCGCTGCTGGGCGCCCGCTGCACTACGCCCCTCCTGAAGGAGGCCCTGCAGGACGCGGAGAGCTACGTGAGAGCCAGCGCCGTCTCCGCGCTGGCAAAGAGTCTGACACACGGCTGGCAGCAGGGGGCGGCGCCCGACGAGGACGAG AAGGAAATAGTGAGCCGGCTGCTTGAGATCCTCTCCCAGGACACGGAGGGATTCCCCAGGAGGGCCGTCGTGCAGTACTTCGCCTCCTGGTTCTCCTCGTCGCCGTCGCCCTCCTCCGCCCCGCTCCTGATGCGCTGCGCGCGCTCCGTCCTCTCGCAAGGCAGCGCCGATCTGGACtgggaggtcaaagttcacacgCTGGAGCTGGCCCAGCTGCTGCTCGACGAGGCCTTTTCGGGTCACCGGGGTTACCGGAAGGTTTCGGACGCGCCGCACCCTCGCGCCGCGGTCTCCGAGCAGACCCGCGCTCCTCGCGCGTCCCCCGAGGGCGCCGAGTCGGACCTGGCCGCCGCGGTGGAGCTGGGGGTCGTGGCGGCGCTGCTGAGCGGGCTGGTCGACTGCGACAGACCCGTGGGCCTGAGGGCCTGTCGGCTGCTGATGGCGCTCCGAGACGCGGTCTGCCCTCCGGGGCCGCCGGACGCCACTGCTGCCGTGGCGACGGTGTCCTGCGAActgcccggcggcggcggctggggGGAGGAGATCAGAAAGACACTGGGCGTGGAGAGCGGCGAGGGAGGGGCCCGCGTGAGCGTGTGCGAGGCGCTGCGGTTGCTGGGTTTGGACGAGAGGCTGGACGTCCTCACTCGAAGCAGCGACCACGTCCACAACTCGCCgctctctctgctgc
- the brat1 gene encoding integrator complex assembly factor BRAT1 isoform X3 translates to MDADCASLLPGVCAVLAASGRSLPDDTSLEKLLDWFTGLTEAGGSLLEACPCLLEFISTVVLNTAVDPGVLSFALRLTGLMAATEDGYEKLQERSVLDQVFQLQRWREAGLWEDPCLRIGWILGLRSMLQHPKALCFFVQSDFIDPLLQLQTDASLFVASAANQMLAHILLFFQPVPSLGCNGVDKKEEDDDDGTKRASAAYAAALAAISAYLKESLVPKKYTALRQSLQILKLLALLLAAAGPPLCDGLLQTAGDPLEDLVAAGCSQLTLPLMDVLLAACSSSGFNQRVPDQRVGRLLSSMLDVNEPADLLHAAAAFLRRGHHSDVVNTTRAVRILLLPLHIVTGQTLLGTNATDGRRSSAVEQLKCKTSCISMTCVTLTNAPRIALLPPGVLPCAPDLIVTAVLSLLRICSGVSSSSPPGCGEVCRNVIGSGKVQKCALEALTALDGSPGATEKTSEVFTVLMQYLENPDSDPTVLHKSYQAFVKWTGVCTDLSFVTDQLRLDLVELVRRRACDMRWEVRDSTVEFLGQLAGLHASAATTEGTASDALLGARCTTPLLKEALQDAESYVRASAVSALAKSLTHGWQQGAAPDEDEKEIVSRLLEILSQDTEGFPRRAVVQYFASWFSSSPSPSSAPLLMRCARSVLSQGSADLDWEVKVHTLELAQLLLDEAFSGHRGYRKVSDAPHPRAAVSEQTRAPRASPEGAESDLAAAVELGVVAALLSGLVDCDRPVGLRACRLLMALRDAVCPPGPPDATAAVATVSCELPGGGGWGEEIRKTLGVESGEGGARVSVCEALRLLGLDERLDVLTRSSDHVHNSPLSLLQDILTASAAHTRADTQPGEEVIVDCY, encoded by the exons ATGGACGCGGACTGTGCGTCGCTGCTGCCCGGCGTGTGCGCGGTGCTGGCGGCCTCGGGGAGGTCTCTGCCCGACGACACCAGCCTGGAGAAGCTGTTGGACTGGTTCACGGGGCTCACCGAGGCCG GGGGATCCCTGCTGGAGGCCTGCCCGTGTCTGCTTGAGTTCATCTCCACCGTGGTTCTGAACACGGCTGTGGACCCCGGTGTCCTCTCCTTCGCCCTCAGACTCACCGGCCTGATGGCTGCAACGGAGGACGGCTACGAAAAGCTCCAG GAACGCTCGGTTCTGGACCAGGTCTTCCAGCTTCAGCGCTGGCGAGAAGCCGGTCTGTGGGAGGATCCCTGTTTACGGATCGGCTGGATCCTGGGCTTACGGAGCATGCTGCAGCACCCGAAGGCGCTCTGTTTCTTTGTGCAATCAG ATTTTATCGACCCGCTCCTTCAGCTCCAGACAGACGCCAGTCTGTTCGTCGCCTCGGCGGCCAATCAAATGCTCGCCCACATCCTGCTCTTCTTTCAGCCGGTCCCGTCTCTGGGATGTAACGGCGTAGATAAGAAGGAAGAAGATGACGACGACGGGACGAAGCGCGCCAGCGCGGCGTACGCCGCCGCTCTCGCGGCGATCTCGGCGTACCTCAAGGAGTCACTGGTTCCCAAAAAATACACAGCGCTCCGTCAGAGTCTGCAGATCCTCAAGCTGCTGGCCCTGCTGCTGGCCGCGGCCGGGCCTCCCCTCTGCGACGGGCTGCTCCAGACAGCCGGGGACCCTCTGGAGGACCTGGTGGCGGCAGGCTGCAGTCAGCTCACGCTGCCTCTGATGGACGTCCTCCTGGCTGCGTGCAG CAGCTCCGGCTTTAACCAACGCGTCCCGGACCAACGCGTCGGCCGCCTTCTGTCGTCCATGTTGGACGTCAACGAACCCGCCGACCTCCTTCACGCTGCAGCCGCTTTTCTCCGCCGAGGTCACCA CAGTGACGTCGTGAACACAACCCGGGCCGTGAGAATCCTGCTGCTGCCCCTCCACATCGTAACGGGTCAAACTCTACTGGGCACAAACGCCACCg ACGGGCGTCGGTCTTCAGCGGTAGAGCAGCTGAAGTGTAAAACCTCCTGCATCTCGATGACGTGCGTCACTCTGACCAACGCGCCCCGGATCGCCCTCTTG CCCCCCGGCGTCCTGCCCTGTGCGCCGGATTTAATCGTCACTGCAGTCCTGTCGCTGTTGAGGATCTGCAGCGgcgtctcttcctcctcgcccCCCGGGTGCGGCGAGGTTTGCAGGAACGTCATCGGCAGTGGCAAAGTTCAGAAATGTGCCCTTGAGGCGCTGACGGCTCTGGACGGCAGCCCAG gagcGACAGAGAAGACCAGTGAAGTGTTCACAGTTCTGATGCAATATCTGGAAAACCCTGATTCTGATCCCACT GTGCTCCACAAGTCCTACCAGGCCTTCGTGAAGTGGACGGGCGTGTGCACGGACCTGTCCTTTGTCACAGACCAGCTCAGACTGG atcTCGTGGAGCTGGTGAGGAGGCGCGCGTGCGACATGCGCTGGGAGGTGAGGGACTCCACGGTGGAGTTCCTGGGACAACTGGCGGGTTTGCACGCCTCCGCGGCGACAACCGAGGGTACGGCGTCCGACGCGCTGCTGGGCGCCCGCTGCACTACGCCCCTCCTGAAGGAGGCCCTGCAGGACGCGGAGAGCTACGTGAGAGCCAGCGCCGTCTCCGCGCTGGCAAAGAGTCTGACACACGGCTGGCAGCAGGGGGCGGCGCCCGACGAGGACGAG AAGGAAATAGTGAGCCGGCTGCTTGAGATCCTCTCCCAGGACACGGAGGGATTCCCCAGGAGGGCCGTCGTGCAGTACTTCGCCTCCTGGTTCTCCTCGTCGCCGTCGCCCTCCTCCGCCCCGCTCCTGATGCGCTGCGCGCGCTCCGTCCTCTCGCAAGGCAGCGCCGATCTGGACtgggaggtcaaagttcacacgCTGGAGCTGGCCCAGCTGCTGCTCGACGAGGCCTTTTCGGGTCACCGGGGTTACCGGAAGGTTTCGGACGCGCCGCACCCTCGCGCCGCGGTCTCCGAGCAGACCCGCGCTCCTCGCGCGTCCCCCGAGGGCGCCGAGTCGGACCTGGCCGCCGCGGTGGAGCTGGGGGTCGTGGCGGCGCTGCTGAGCGGGCTGGTCGACTGCGACAGACCCGTGGGCCTGAGGGCCTGTCGGCTGCTGATGGCGCTCCGAGACGCGGTCTGCCCTCCGGGGCCGCCGGACGCCACTGCTGCCGTGGCGACGGTGTCCTGCGAActgcccggcggcggcggctggggGGAGGAGATCAGAAAGACACTGGGCGTGGAGAGCGGCGAGGGAGGGGCCCGCGTGAGCGTGTGCGAGGCGCTGCGGTTGCTGGGTTTGGACGAGAGGCTGGACGTCCTCACTCGAAGCAGCGACCACGTCCACAACTCGCCgctctctctgctgc
- the brat1 gene encoding integrator complex assembly factor BRAT1 isoform X1 encodes MDADCASLLPGVCAVLAASGRSLPDDTSLEKLLDWFTGLTEAGGSLLEACPCLLEFISTVVLNTAVDPGVLSFALRLTGLMAATEDGYEKLQERSVLDQVFQLQRWREAGLWEDPCLRIGWILGLRSMLQHPKALCFFVQSDFIDPLLQLQTDASLFVASAANQMLAHILLFFQPVPSLGCNGVDKKEEDDDDGTKRASAAYAAALAAISAYLKESLVPKKYTALRQSLQILKLLALLLAAAGPPLCDGLLQTAGDPLEDLVAAGCSQLTLPLMDVLLAACSSSGFNQRVPDQRVGRLLSSMLDVNEPADLLHAAAAFLRRGHHSDVVNTTRAVRILLLPLHIVTGQTLLGTNATADGRRSSAVEQLKCKTSCISMTCVTLTNAPRIALLPPGVLPCAPDLIVTAVLSLLRICSGVSSSSPPGCGEVCRNVIGSGKVQKCALEALTALDGSPGATEKTSEVFTVLMQYLENPDSDPTVLHKSYQAFVKWTGVCTDLSFVTDQLRLDLVELVRRRACDMRWEVRDSTVEFLGQLAGLHASAATTEGTASDALLGARCTTPLLKEALQDAESYVRASAVSALAKSLTHGWQQGAAPDEDEKEIVSRLLEILSQDTEGFPRRAVVQYFASWFSSSPSPSSAPLLMRCARSVLSQGSADLDWEVKVHTLELAQLLLDEAFSGHRGYRKVSDAPHPRAAVSEQTRAPRASPEGAESDLAAAVELGVVAALLSGLVDCDRPVGLRACRLLMALRDAVCPPGPPDATAAVATVSCELPGGGGWGEEIRKTLGVESGEGGARVSVCEALRLLGLDERLDVLTRSSDHVHNSPLSLLQDILTASAAHTRADTQPGEEVIVDCY; translated from the exons ATGGACGCGGACTGTGCGTCGCTGCTGCCCGGCGTGTGCGCGGTGCTGGCGGCCTCGGGGAGGTCTCTGCCCGACGACACCAGCCTGGAGAAGCTGTTGGACTGGTTCACGGGGCTCACCGAGGCCG GGGGATCCCTGCTGGAGGCCTGCCCGTGTCTGCTTGAGTTCATCTCCACCGTGGTTCTGAACACGGCTGTGGACCCCGGTGTCCTCTCCTTCGCCCTCAGACTCACCGGCCTGATGGCTGCAACGGAGGACGGCTACGAAAAGCTCCAG GAACGCTCGGTTCTGGACCAGGTCTTCCAGCTTCAGCGCTGGCGAGAAGCCGGTCTGTGGGAGGATCCCTGTTTACGGATCGGCTGGATCCTGGGCTTACGGAGCATGCTGCAGCACCCGAAGGCGCTCTGTTTCTTTGTGCAATCAG ATTTTATCGACCCGCTCCTTCAGCTCCAGACAGACGCCAGTCTGTTCGTCGCCTCGGCGGCCAATCAAATGCTCGCCCACATCCTGCTCTTCTTTCAGCCGGTCCCGTCTCTGGGATGTAACGGCGTAGATAAGAAGGAAGAAGATGACGACGACGGGACGAAGCGCGCCAGCGCGGCGTACGCCGCCGCTCTCGCGGCGATCTCGGCGTACCTCAAGGAGTCACTGGTTCCCAAAAAATACACAGCGCTCCGTCAGAGTCTGCAGATCCTCAAGCTGCTGGCCCTGCTGCTGGCCGCGGCCGGGCCTCCCCTCTGCGACGGGCTGCTCCAGACAGCCGGGGACCCTCTGGAGGACCTGGTGGCGGCAGGCTGCAGTCAGCTCACGCTGCCTCTGATGGACGTCCTCCTGGCTGCGTGCAG CAGCTCCGGCTTTAACCAACGCGTCCCGGACCAACGCGTCGGCCGCCTTCTGTCGTCCATGTTGGACGTCAACGAACCCGCCGACCTCCTTCACGCTGCAGCCGCTTTTCTCCGCCGAGGTCACCA CAGTGACGTCGTGAACACAACCCGGGCCGTGAGAATCCTGCTGCTGCCCCTCCACATCGTAACGGGTCAAACTCTACTGGGCACAAACGCCACCg CAGACGGGCGTCGGTCTTCAGCGGTAGAGCAGCTGAAGTGTAAAACCTCCTGCATCTCGATGACGTGCGTCACTCTGACCAACGCGCCCCGGATCGCCCTCTTG CCCCCCGGCGTCCTGCCCTGTGCGCCGGATTTAATCGTCACTGCAGTCCTGTCGCTGTTGAGGATCTGCAGCGgcgtctcttcctcctcgcccCCCGGGTGCGGCGAGGTTTGCAGGAACGTCATCGGCAGTGGCAAAGTTCAGAAATGTGCCCTTGAGGCGCTGACGGCTCTGGACGGCAGCCCAG gagcGACAGAGAAGACCAGTGAAGTGTTCACAGTTCTGATGCAATATCTGGAAAACCCTGATTCTGATCCCACT GTGCTCCACAAGTCCTACCAGGCCTTCGTGAAGTGGACGGGCGTGTGCACGGACCTGTCCTTTGTCACAGACCAGCTCAGACTGG atcTCGTGGAGCTGGTGAGGAGGCGCGCGTGCGACATGCGCTGGGAGGTGAGGGACTCCACGGTGGAGTTCCTGGGACAACTGGCGGGTTTGCACGCCTCCGCGGCGACAACCGAGGGTACGGCGTCCGACGCGCTGCTGGGCGCCCGCTGCACTACGCCCCTCCTGAAGGAGGCCCTGCAGGACGCGGAGAGCTACGTGAGAGCCAGCGCCGTCTCCGCGCTGGCAAAGAGTCTGACACACGGCTGGCAGCAGGGGGCGGCGCCCGACGAGGACGAG AAGGAAATAGTGAGCCGGCTGCTTGAGATCCTCTCCCAGGACACGGAGGGATTCCCCAGGAGGGCCGTCGTGCAGTACTTCGCCTCCTGGTTCTCCTCGTCGCCGTCGCCCTCCTCCGCCCCGCTCCTGATGCGCTGCGCGCGCTCCGTCCTCTCGCAAGGCAGCGCCGATCTGGACtgggaggtcaaagttcacacgCTGGAGCTGGCCCAGCTGCTGCTCGACGAGGCCTTTTCGGGTCACCGGGGTTACCGGAAGGTTTCGGACGCGCCGCACCCTCGCGCCGCGGTCTCCGAGCAGACCCGCGCTCCTCGCGCGTCCCCCGAGGGCGCCGAGTCGGACCTGGCCGCCGCGGTGGAGCTGGGGGTCGTGGCGGCGCTGCTGAGCGGGCTGGTCGACTGCGACAGACCCGTGGGCCTGAGGGCCTGTCGGCTGCTGATGGCGCTCCGAGACGCGGTCTGCCCTCCGGGGCCGCCGGACGCCACTGCTGCCGTGGCGACGGTGTCCTGCGAActgcccggcggcggcggctggggGGAGGAGATCAGAAAGACACTGGGCGTGGAGAGCGGCGAGGGAGGGGCCCGCGTGAGCGTGTGCGAGGCGCTGCGGTTGCTGGGTTTGGACGAGAGGCTGGACGTCCTCACTCGAAGCAGCGACCACGTCCACAACTCGCCgctctctctgctgc